The Pseudomonas fragi DNA window GCCAGCCACTGCCGCGGCCTTGCTGGCCTCGTTCTGGTCACTGGCCTGAATGCTCTGCAGCGCCTGCATCTGCTGCTGAAGTTGCTTTTGCAACTGCGCGATCTGCTTTTTAATTTGCTTGACCGTGTCCGAGCTGTCGTCATCCGTGTCAGCCGGCGGAGCTGCATTGGCGTCTCGCGCTGCCCGCGGCTTGACCTGTTCGGTGGCCGTCGCGCCGGCATCACTTACGGCGGTGCTGTCCGTCGCCTTGCTGGCCGTAGCGGCGGGCGTGCTCTGAATGTTCAGGCTCGATGCCAGGGGATTGATGCTGCCAACCATGTCGATGCGTCCTTTAGACTCGTTGTCATACAGGCCATCGGCAGGTTGCGCTGGCTCTTTAACGGCGCGGCTGAAAAAAGCCGGGCAAGCGCTCATATGCTTATGCAATAAAAGTATTTAAACTTAATTTCTTATATCTATAAAGTCATACCCCTGCGTACAGGTCGACCAATCGACGCGCCGCACGAAATGAACCAGCACGGAGCCTCCGTGAGTTTCTGATCGATCAGCGCGCCATTGGGCGTGCTCTGCGTGGGAGTGATTTATGTCTGCACCGTCTGCCTCTGCGATTGCCCTGAGCATCGCCCCTCAAGCCTTCGACATCCGCCCGTTCAACGGCGCCGTGGGAGCCGAGATCATCGGTCTGGATCTGGCGCTGCCGGTCAGTGACCAGGACTTTGCGCGTATCCATCGCGCTCATCTGGAACATCACGTTCTGGTGTTTCGTGACCAGCGCATTACCCCGCAGCAGCAGATCGACTTCAGCCGTCGCTTCGGCATCTTGCAGATCCATGTGCTCAAGCAGTTTTTGCTGACCGGTCACCCGGAAATTCTTATCGTCTCCAACATCATTGAGAACGGTCAGTCCATCGGCCTGGGCGATGCGGGTAAATTCTGGCACTCGGACCTGTCTTATAAAGAACTGCCAAGCCTGGGCTCGATGCTGCATGCCCAGGAGCTGCCCGCAGAGGGCGGCGATACCCTGTTTGCCGATATGCACAAAGCCTGGGACGGCTTGCCGCAAACCTTGCGCAAGGCGGTTGAAGGGCGCTCGGCCGCGCATTCGTATACGGCGCGCTACAGCGAAACAAAATTCGAAGGCAACTGGCGCCCGACCCTGACCCCGGAGCAACTGGCGCAGGTGAACGAGGTGGTACACCCGGTGGTGCGTACCCACCCGGAAAACGGCCGCAAGGCGCTGTTTGTCAGTGAAGGCTTTACCACTCGCATTGTCGGCCTGCCCGAGGACGAGAGCCGCCAGTTACTGGCCGAGCTTTACGCCCACAGCGTGCTGGAGCAGAACATCTACCGCCATCAGTGGCAGCCCCATGACCTGGTGTTCTGGGACAACCGCTCGCTGATCCATCTCGCCGCCGGATGCCCAGCCCATCTGCGCCGCAAGCTCTATCGCACCACCATCCAGGGCAACGCGCCTTTCTGATTGACTCATTTCAAGGAGCATTGCCATGCCCGCATCGTTCAAAACCGTGGCCGCAAGTCTGGGTCTGAGTATCAGCCTGCTTGCCGGCAGCCTTGTGGCGCCGAATGTCGCCCGGGCCGAAGGTGAAATCCGGATTGCCGAGCAGTTCGGCATTGTTTACCTGTTGCTCAATGTGGTGCGCGATCAGAACCTGATTGAAAAGCACGGCAAGGAGGAGGGCATCGATATCAAGGTCGACTGGACTCAGTTGTCCGGCGGTGCTGCAGTCAATGATGCCTTGTTGTCCGGTTCCATCGATATTGCCGGGGCCGGGGTCGGCCCGCTGCTGACCATCTGGGACCGCACCCACGGCAAGCAGAACGTCAAGGCCGTGGCCTCGCTGGGCAACTTTCCGTACTACCTGCTGAGCAATAATCCGCAGGTCAAGACCATCGCCGACTTCACCGAAAAAGACCGTATCGCGGTACCGGCCGTAGGCGTTTCAGTGCAGTCGCGCTTTCTGCAATACGCGGCTGCCAAACAGTGGGGCGACAAGGACTTCAACCGCCTGGACAAATACACCATCGCCGTCCCGCATCCGGATGCCACCGCTGCGCTGATCGCCGGTGGCACGGAGCTGAGCGGGCATTTTTCCAACCCGCCGTTCCAGGATCAGGCGCTGAAAAACCCCAACGTGCATGTGGTGCTCAACACCTACGACTTGCTCGGCCCCAACTCGCCAACGGTGCTGTTTGCCACCGAGAAATTCCGCAACGACAACCCGAAAACCTACAAGGCTTTTGTCGAGGCCCTGGCTGAAGCCGCCGAGTTTGCCCAGAACGACAAGGGTGCTGCTGCGGACACTTATATCCGGGTGACCAAGGCCAATATCGACCGCGCCGAGCTGCTGAAAATCATCGACAACCCGCAGTACGAGTTCAGCGTGACGCCGAAAAACACCTACCCGCTGGCCGAATTTTTGTACCGCGTGGGGGCAATCAAAAACAAACCTGATTCCTGGAAGGATTACTTCTTCCAGGACGCAAAACCGCTGCAGGGGAGCTGACAATCATGAATGCCTGCGTGCAAGGCCACACGGCCAGCCACTTGAGCGCAACAGGGCCAGCCCTGTTGTCGGTCGACCGGGTCAGTCTCGAGTACCGCACGCCCCAGCGTGTGGTGCGGGCGACTCATCAGGTCAGTTTTGAAATCGATCCGGCCGACCGCTTTATCCTGCTGGGTCCTTCGGGGTGCGGCAAGTCGACATTGCTCAAGGCCGTGGCCGGTTTTCATGCCCCCTGCGAAGGGCAGATCCGTCTGCAAGGCCAGCCTGTGACGGCGCCGGGGCCGGACCGCATGGTGGTGTTCCAGGAGTTCGACCAGCTACCGCCCTGGAAAACCGTCAAGCAAAACGTGATGTTCCCGCTACTGGTGTCGAAAACCCTGCCACGGCGCGAGGCCGAGGAACGGGCCCTGCATTATTTGGACAAGGTCGGCCTGGCCGCGTTTGCCGATGCTTACCCGCATACCTTGTCCGGTGGCATGAAGGCCCGCGTGGCCATTGCCCGGGCCCTGGCCATGCAGCCGAAAATCCTGTTGATGGACGAACCCTTTGCCGCCCTCGATGCCCTGACCCGACGCAAGATGCAGGAAGAACTGCTGCTGCTCTGGGAGGAGGTGCGCTTTACCCTGCTGTTTGTCACTCACTCCATCGAAGAAGCGCTGGTGGTCGGCAACCGTATCCTGCTGCTGTCGCCGCATCCGGGACGGGTGCGGGCCGAGATCAACAGCCATCAATACAACCTGCACAGCCTTGGCGGTGCGCAATTTCAGCATACGGCGCAGCGCATCCATCGCTTGCTGTTCGATGAAGCTGACGCCGGCAGCGGCGAACAACCATTGAACTTCGCCGATATCCGTATCGCTTATTGAGCCGTGGAGGATTGCCCGATGAGCCAATCATCATCTGTACGCCAGGAATATGAAGTGGTCCTGGAGCCTTTGCTGAGCGTACCGCTTGAGCGTGAACTGCCCTTGGGCCAGCGCCTGTGGCAGCAGGGCTGGTTGCGCAAGAGCCTGATCCTGATCGTGCTGGCAGTGCTGTGGGAACTGGTGGCCCGCTACCAAAACAACGACTTGCTGCTGCCAACGTTTTTGCAAACCGCCAGTGCGCTGTATGACGGCCTGATCAGCGGTGAGTTGCTGAACAAGGTGGGTATTTCCCTGGTGGTGTTGCTCAAGGGCTACCTGATCGGCATCGTGCTGGCGTTTGCCCTGACGACGCTGGCGGTTTCCACCCAGTTGGGCCGTGATCTGCTGAGTACCTTGACCTCGATGTTCAACCCGCTGCCGGCCATTGCCCTGTTGCCGCTGGCATTGTTGTGGTTCGGCCTGGGGCAGAACAGCCTGATCTTCGTGCTGGTGCATTCGGTGCTCTGGGCCCTGGCGCTGAACACCTACGCAGGATTTCTCGGGGTGTCGGAGACCCTGCGCATGGCCGGGCGCAATTACGGGTTGAAGGGGATTCGCTTTGTGCTGTTTATCCTTGTTCCGGCGGCGCTGCCCTCGATTCTCGCTGGCCTGAAAATCGGCTGGGCCTTTGCCTGGCGCACGCTGATCGCAGCCGAACTGGTATTTGGTGCCACCAGCGGCAAGGGTGGCCTGGGCTGGTACATCTTCCAGAACCGCAACGAGCTTTACACCGACAAGGTATTTGCCGGTTTGGCGGTGGTCATCCTGATTGGCCTGTTGGTGGAGAACCTGGTGTTCGATACCCTGGAACGGGTCACGGTCAAGCGCTGGGGCATGCAGCGCTGACCACCAAAACAGGACCGTTGCAGTTTGTAGTCGTTGACGAACCGTGCGAGGCTGCGATCGACTGCGGCTATCGAATTCACACCCGGATTACGCTTGCACCTGTAGCAGTTGACGAGTAGTACGAGGCTGCGTCCGGTTTGGTGCGCCACTGCGACGCAGCAGTCGTAAAACCAGACGCTTGCGGTGTGCCAGTTGGACCCGACTCCCTGGCTTCACGGCCGCTACGCAGCCGGACGCAGCCTCGCTCCGCGAGTCAGCTGCTACAAAGAGCCCTTGATCGGCAGCAGAATGTTTACAGGCTCAGCCCCACGCCGCGCAGAATCACGGCGGTAATGGTCTGTGTCGCCTGATAAAACTGCTGGTCGGACAGCGGCTGATGGCCGTTGAGGGCGCAGACCTGATAGTCAAAGTCGGCATAGTGCTGGGTCGAGGCCCAGATCATGTACAACAGCGCCGAGGGCTCGACCGGGTTGATGCGTTTCTCGTCCACCCACTGGCGTATTTTCAGCTCCATGAGTTTGGCGCCCTTGGCCATGTGCTCGTCGAGCATGTCCTGGAACAGCGGCGCACCGCGCATGATTTCGTTGGCCCACAGTTTGGAGCCATAGGGGCGGGTACGTGAATGGTTCATCTTTTCCATGATGTAGCTGGTGAGCACCACCCGCGGGTCGTCGAAATTCTCGAAACACGCGCCTTCCAGCTCCCAGGTATCCAGCAGGTTGACCAATACTTCGCGGTACAGCTCGTCCTTGGTGGAAAAGTAATAATGCAGGTTGGAGCGCGGCAGCTGCGCCTGCTGGGCGATATCGGCCATCTTGGTTCCGGCATAGCCCTGCTCGGCGAACACCTTCTCGGCTGCCAGCAGGATCT harbors:
- a CDS encoding TauD/TfdA dioxygenase family protein, with product MSAPSASAIALSIAPQAFDIRPFNGAVGAEIIGLDLALPVSDQDFARIHRAHLEHHVLVFRDQRITPQQQIDFSRRFGILQIHVLKQFLLTGHPEILIVSNIIENGQSIGLGDAGKFWHSDLSYKELPSLGSMLHAQELPAEGGDTLFADMHKAWDGLPQTLRKAVEGRSAAHSYTARYSETKFEGNWRPTLTPEQLAQVNEVVHPVVRTHPENGRKALFVSEGFTTRIVGLPEDESRQLLAELYAHSVLEQNIYRHQWQPHDLVFWDNRSLIHLAAGCPAHLRRKLYRTTIQGNAPF
- a CDS encoding ABC transporter substrate-binding protein — protein: MPASFKTVAASLGLSISLLAGSLVAPNVARAEGEIRIAEQFGIVYLLLNVVRDQNLIEKHGKEEGIDIKVDWTQLSGGAAVNDALLSGSIDIAGAGVGPLLTIWDRTHGKQNVKAVASLGNFPYYLLSNNPQVKTIADFTEKDRIAVPAVGVSVQSRFLQYAAAKQWGDKDFNRLDKYTIAVPHPDATAALIAGGTELSGHFSNPPFQDQALKNPNVHVVLNTYDLLGPNSPTVLFATEKFRNDNPKTYKAFVEALAEAAEFAQNDKGAAADTYIRVTKANIDRAELLKIIDNPQYEFSVTPKNTYPLAEFLYRVGAIKNKPDSWKDYFFQDAKPLQGS
- a CDS encoding ABC transporter ATP-binding protein; protein product: MNACVQGHTASHLSATGPALLSVDRVSLEYRTPQRVVRATHQVSFEIDPADRFILLGPSGCGKSTLLKAVAGFHAPCEGQIRLQGQPVTAPGPDRMVVFQEFDQLPPWKTVKQNVMFPLLVSKTLPRREAEERALHYLDKVGLAAFADAYPHTLSGGMKARVAIARALAMQPKILLMDEPFAALDALTRRKMQEELLLLWEEVRFTLLFVTHSIEEALVVGNRILLLSPHPGRVRAEINSHQYNLHSLGGAQFQHTAQRIHRLLFDEADAGSGEQPLNFADIRIAY
- a CDS encoding ABC transporter permease, which gives rise to MSQSSSVRQEYEVVLEPLLSVPLERELPLGQRLWQQGWLRKSLILIVLAVLWELVARYQNNDLLLPTFLQTASALYDGLISGELLNKVGISLVVLLKGYLIGIVLAFALTTLAVSTQLGRDLLSTLTSMFNPLPAIALLPLALLWFGLGQNSLIFVLVHSVLWALALNTYAGFLGVSETLRMAGRNYGLKGIRFVLFILVPAALPSILAGLKIGWAFAWRTLIAAELVFGATSGKGGLGWYIFQNRNELYTDKVFAGLAVVILIGLLVENLVFDTLERVTVKRWGMQR
- a CDS encoding TetR/AcrR family transcriptional regulator, producing the protein MTNPKVKIRRKNIEKILLAAEKVFAEQGYAGTKMADIAQQAQLPRSNLHYYFSTKDELYREVLVNLLDTWELEGACFENFDDPRVVLTSYIMEKMNHSRTRPYGSKLWANEIMRGAPLFQDMLDEHMAKGAKLMELKIRQWVDEKRINPVEPSALLYMIWASTQHYADFDYQVCALNGHQPLSDQQFYQATQTITAVILRGVGLSL